Proteins found in one Desulfovibrio sp. genomic segment:
- a CDS encoding sulfite exporter TauE/SafE family protein, which produces MDLLSLDPSQFITLTPVSVVFLLAVGFVGGLVSGFIGSGGAFILTPGMMGLGVPGAVAVASNMCHKFPKAMVGAIKRYRFGQVDVKLGMVIAATAGIGVQIGIRIQRFILENWGQAGSDLYVSVSFVVVLVVVGSYILKDALHSSHSGKEDDESTPPLAQKLQAINLPPMISFPKSGLRISLWFTLPVGIATGMLAATIAVGGFVGVPGLIYVIGVPGLIASGTELVTAFVMGLCGSVNWAMHGMIDIRLVFIILAGSLLGVQLGAIGTTYVKPIMIKYVMAAIMLIVAASRIVALPGYLSALGLIQMGPGILYLLKVVSFITMCAGLLVGAGMILGGMWRGQKRNRKEAALGSVA; this is translated from the coding sequence ATGGATCTGCTCAGTCTTGACCCGTCCCAGTTCATCACTCTCACGCCTGTTTCCGTGGTCTTTCTGCTGGCCGTGGGATTTGTGGGCGGGCTTGTAAGCGGCTTTATCGGTTCCGGCGGGGCCTTTATTCTCACGCCGGGCATGATGGGCCTGGGTGTGCCCGGCGCCGTGGCTGTTGCCAGCAACATGTGCCACAAGTTCCCCAAGGCCATGGTGGGCGCCATCAAGCGCTACCGCTTCGGTCAGGTGGATGTAAAACTGGGCATGGTTATCGCCGCCACAGCGGGCATCGGCGTACAGATTGGCATCCGCATTCAGCGTTTTATTCTGGAAAACTGGGGCCAGGCCGGCTCTGATCTTTACGTCAGCGTTTCCTTTGTGGTGGTGCTGGTTGTGGTGGGCAGCTATATTCTCAAGGATGCCCTGCACTCCAGCCATTCTGGCAAGGAAGATGACGAAAGCACGCCGCCCCTTGCCCAAAAGTTGCAGGCCATCAACCTGCCGCCCATGATATCCTTTCCCAAATCCGGCTTGCGTATTTCGCTGTGGTTTACCCTGCCCGTGGGCATCGCCACCGGCATGCTGGCCGCCACCATTGCCGTGGGCGGATTCGTGGGCGTGCCGGGGCTTATCTATGTGATCGGCGTACCCGGGCTCATTGCATCGGGCACAGAACTGGTCACGGCTTTTGTCATGGGCCTGTGCGGCTCGGTCAACTGGGCCATGCACGGCATGATAGACATCCGCCTCGTCTTTATCATCCTGGCTGGCTCCCTGCTTGGCGTGCAGCTTGGCGCCATCGGCACCACCTACGTCAAGCCCATCATGATCAAGTACGTTATGGCCGCCATCATGCTTATTGTTGCCGCAAGCCGCATTGTTGCCCTGCCGGGCTACCTCAGCGCGCTGGGGCTTATCCAGATGGGGCCGGGAATTCTCTATCTGCTCAAGGTCGTGAGCTTCATAACCATGTGCGCCGGATTGCTCGTTGGCGCGGGCATGATCCTTGGCGGCATGTGGCGCGGGCAAAAACGCAACCGCAAAGAAGCGGCGCTGGGCAGCGTGGCCTGA
- a CDS encoding P-II family nitrogen regulator: MKMVRAIVRPESTENVVEGLAASGFVALTKIQAFGRGKQKGLDSGSVHYDELPKNLLMMVVEDEHVDQVLQLVQSYANTGNFGDGKVFVSPVERVLTIRTGQEGI, from the coding sequence ATGAAAATGGTACGAGCCATCGTTCGTCCAGAGAGCACCGAAAACGTGGTGGAAGGGCTTGCCGCATCGGGTTTTGTGGCCCTGACAAAAATTCAGGCCTTTGGGCGCGGCAAACAGAAAGGGCTGGACAGCGGCAGCGTCCACTACGACGAGCTGCCCAAGAATCTGCTCATGATGGTGGTGGAGGACGAGCACGTGGATCAGGTGCTCCAACTTGTGCAGAGCTATGCCAACACGGGTAATTTTGGCGACGGCAAGGTCTTTGTGTCACCGGTGGAGCGGGTGCTGACCATCCGCACCGGGCAGGAAGGCATCTAG
- a CDS encoding P-II family nitrogen regulator, which translates to MKEIIAIIRPNKVTATKKALDRMGFPGMSVIPVFGRGKQKGIAEEVSVEISPIVRGMGSYKGMMYVPKRLLSIVVPANMLDRVVNTIIKINQTGGIGDGKIIVCPVEQALRVRTGEMGTAAIL; encoded by the coding sequence ATGAAGGAGATTATCGCCATCATCCGTCCCAACAAGGTGACGGCCACAAAAAAAGCCCTGGACCGCATGGGTTTTCCGGGCATGAGCGTCATTCCCGTATTCGGGCGGGGCAAGCAGAAGGGCATCGCCGAAGAAGTTTCCGTGGAGATAAGCCCCATTGTGCGCGGCATGGGGAGCTACAAAGGCATGATGTACGTCCCCAAACGGCTGCTCTCCATTGTGGTTCCCGCCAACATGCTGGACAGGGTCGTGAATACCATCATCAAGATCAACCAGACGGGCGGCATCGGCGATGGCAAGATCATTGTATGCCCGGTTGAACAGGCCCTGCGGGTGCGTACCGGCGAAATGGGCACGGCGGCCATACTCTAG
- a CDS encoding GGDEF domain-containing protein has protein sequence MRIFTRSLKTQFIEAFTLLILLSSCFLAAITGREASSEARYERGLLLTNRVQSLAKALDQSMWFWIKEVDTLRHTVGLIGGDMKKASIAVNRLQDTMPAFAWIGLMNPQGKVLVATDGVLEGTDLSICAIFRQGKNGLFVGDVRKASLLAQLLPHPENGPLKFVDISMPIGEGELKDWVLVAHLSWAWAREVEEFILSGEGSDTNTKIMVLGADGSVILGGDNNEKPLALPLLQDLEHSTSAWAVETWPDGIAYLTAAVSCTGFKDYDGLQWSVVARQSLDAAYEPVRRLVARILVAGLLLAVLFALVAGYIAQRTIAPLKALTAAADRLSRGESVTIPRNRGIREIEVLSASLSTLVENLTRTEKDRNRIQHTAERDALTGLLNRHGLAARIEEAMPSLMQNQGLVELLYMDLDGFKPINDAHGHHVGDAVLTILGQRLTRCLRKDDVLVRLGGDEFLALLGHTRGTPDILRTINRIREDVGAPISVDGLMLRIGISIGHATWHCANESVEDALKRADSELYMAKRMSKASQEVL, from the coding sequence ATGCGCATATTCACGCGCAGCCTCAAGACGCAGTTTATTGAGGCATTCACGCTGCTTATCCTGCTGTCATCATGCTTTCTTGCGGCCATAACCGGGCGCGAAGCCAGCAGCGAGGCCCGCTACGAACGCGGCCTGTTGCTGACAAACCGCGTGCAATCCCTTGCCAAGGCCCTTGATCAGTCCATGTGGTTCTGGATCAAGGAGGTGGACACCCTGCGTCATACGGTGGGGCTGATCGGCGGCGATATGAAAAAAGCATCCATCGCCGTGAACCGCTTGCAGGACACTATGCCCGCCTTTGCCTGGATCGGACTCATGAATCCCCAAGGCAAGGTTCTGGTAGCCACCGATGGCGTGCTGGAAGGAACCGATCTTTCCATCTGCGCCATCTTCCGCCAGGGCAAAAACGGCCTCTTTGTGGGCGATGTGCGCAAGGCATCCCTGCTTGCCCAACTGCTGCCCCACCCGGAAAACGGCCCGCTGAAATTTGTGGACATCAGCATGCCCATTGGCGAGGGCGAGCTGAAAGACTGGGTTCTGGTAGCCCATCTGAGCTGGGCATGGGCCAGAGAGGTGGAGGAATTCATCCTTTCGGGCGAAGGGTCGGATACCAACACCAAAATCATGGTTCTCGGTGCAGACGGCAGCGTCATCCTGGGCGGCGACAACAATGAAAAACCGCTGGCCTTGCCCCTGCTGCAAGACCTTGAACACTCCACTTCAGCCTGGGCCGTTGAAACATGGCCCGATGGCATTGCCTATCTCACGGCTGCCGTGAGCTGCACGGGATTCAAAGACTACGATGGATTGCAGTGGAGCGTGGTGGCGCGGCAATCGCTCGATGCCGCCTACGAACCAGTGCGTCGCCTTGTGGCGCGCATTCTTGTGGCTGGCCTCTTGCTTGCGGTGCTTTTTGCGCTGGTTGCCGGATACATCGCCCAGCGCACCATTGCCCCCCTCAAGGCGCTTACCGCTGCCGCAGACCGGCTCAGCCGGGGCGAGAGCGTCACCATTCCGCGCAATCGGGGCATACGCGAAATTGAGGTACTTTCAGCCTCCTTGTCCACCCTGGTCGAAAACCTCACCCGCACAGAAAAAGACCGAAACCGCATCCAGCATACCGCAGAGCGTGATGCCCTCACAGGCCTGCTGAACAGACACGGACTGGCTGCACGCATTGAAGAGGCCATGCCCAGCCTGATGCAAAACCAGGGGCTGGTCGAACTGCTGTACATGGATCTGGACGGCTTTAAACCAATCAACGATGCGCATGGGCACCACGTGGGCGATGCCGTGCTGACCATTCTGGGGCAGCGCCTTACGCGCTGCCTGCGCAAGGATGATGTGCTGGTGCGACTTGGGGGCGATGAATTTCTGGCCCTGCTCGGCCATACCAGGGGCACGCCAGACATACTGCGCACCATCAACCGCATCCGTGAGGATGTGGGAGCGCCCATTTCCGTTGACGGCCTGATGCTGCGCATCGGCATCAGCATAGGGCACGCCACATGGCACTGCGCAAACGAATCTGTTGAAGATGCGCTCAAACGGGCCGACAGCGAACTTTACATGGCCAAACGGATGTCAAAAGCTTCGCAGGAAGTGCTGTAG
- a CDS encoding ATP-binding protein, with product MLPHFSIWHTIRGKIAVGTGLFLAMLLLLGGIACYDLGRIDRAARLIDMVDDLRSDVLEMRRYEKNLQLFPGRKGDLLALRSFVELARERATSVGQDYNAAMGRRVGDGAHHNLDLLLEGIGTYEALLEDQLTDGAALTDQGQRLSELADSAVRRMRQGIFTAVGDLRAQLLGAIAALLACGVAFAWLIGRHIMRALGAIERAARSVGAGMPLPPPPPQLEEEARHVLQTLDGMAAELEKRHALLLQEKKLASLGVLTSGVAHQLNNPLNNISVGCQLLGEDVNDARQGLRPMPTAEDVTAQLDEIQAEVVRARDIVRGLLDFARDRPFTVALHDLSGLVRRAVGLVRHDMGAAVQITVDVPEGLQLPVDAQRMQEVLINLLLNAAQAMNGKGEVHITASVDESASMAELRVRDSGKGIEPENLGRVFDPFFSLKPVGEGTGLGLSVAFGIVGKHNGTLEVQSQPGQGACFTVRLPLAARHDADGSGAEA from the coding sequence ATGCTTCCGCATTTTTCCATCTGGCATACCATTCGCGGCAAGATTGCCGTGGGCACGGGCCTGTTTCTGGCCATGCTGCTGCTTTTGGGCGGTATTGCCTGCTATGATCTGGGGCGCATTGACAGGGCGGCCCGCCTGATCGATATGGTGGACGACCTGCGCAGCGACGTGCTCGAGATGCGCAGGTATGAAAAGAACCTGCAACTTTTCCCCGGCAGAAAGGGCGATCTGCTTGCCCTGCGCAGTTTTGTGGAACTGGCGCGGGAGCGGGCCACATCAGTGGGGCAGGATTATAACGCCGCAATGGGCCGCCGGGTGGGCGACGGCGCGCACCATAACCTCGACCTGCTGCTGGAAGGCATCGGCACCTATGAGGCCCTGCTGGAAGATCAGCTCACAGACGGCGCTGCGCTCACCGATCAGGGGCAGCGCCTGAGCGAACTGGCTGATTCGGCGGTGCGCCGCATGCGTCAGGGAATTTTTACCGCCGTGGGGGATCTGCGCGCCCAGCTGCTGGGGGCCATTGCGGCCCTGCTGGCCTGCGGGGTGGCTTTTGCATGGCTTATCGGCAGGCACATCATGCGCGCCCTTGGGGCCATTGAAAGGGCCGCGCGCAGCGTTGGCGCGGGCATGCCCCTGCCGCCGCCCCCGCCGCAGCTTGAGGAAGAAGCGCGCCATGTGCTCCAGACGCTTGACGGCATGGCGGCGGAGCTGGAAAAGCGTCACGCCCTGCTGTTGCAGGAAAAAAAGCTGGCTTCTCTCGGCGTGCTGACCTCCGGCGTGGCCCACCAGTTGAACAATCCCCTCAACAATATTTCCGTTGGCTGTCAGCTGCTCGGCGAGGATGTCAACGATGCCCGTCAGGGGTTGCGCCCCATGCCCACAGCGGAAGACGTGACGGCGCAGCTGGATGAAATTCAGGCCGAGGTTGTTCGCGCCCGCGATATTGTGCGCGGCCTGCTGGATTTTGCGCGTGACCGGCCCTTTACCGTTGCCCTGCATGATCTGTCCGGCCTTGTGCGCAGGGCCGTTGGCCTGGTGCGGCACGATATGGGCGCTGCGGTGCAGATAACGGTGGACGTGCCTGAAGGGCTGCAACTGCCCGTGGACGCCCAACGCATGCAGGAGGTGCTGATCAACCTCCTGCTCAATGCGGCTCAGGCCATGAACGGCAAGGGTGAAGTGCATATCACCGCCTCTGTGGACGAATCGGCGAGTATGGCGGAGCTGCGCGTGCGCGACTCTGGCAAGGGCATTGAACCCGAGAACCTTGGCCGGGTGTTTGATCCTTTTTTCAGCCTCAAGCCCGTGGGCGAGGGGACGGGCCTTGGTTTGTCCGTAGCCTTTGGCATTGTGGGCAAGCACAATGGAACGCTCGAAGTGCAGAGCCAACCGGGGCAAGGGGCGTGTTTTACGGTGCGGCTGCCCCTTGCGGCGCGGCATGACGCAGACGGTTCAGGAGCAGAGGCATGA
- the nifH gene encoding nitrogenase iron protein: protein MPRKIAIYGKGGIGKSTTTQNTAAAMAHFHGKKIFIHGCDPKADSTRLILGGKPQESLMDTLRAVGAEKVTLDKVVKKGFHEILCVESGGPEPGVGCAGRGVITAIDLMENQGAYTDDLDFVFFDVLGDVVCGGFAMPIRDGKAQEVYIVASGEMMAIYAANNICKGLLKYAKQSGVRLGGIICNSRNVDREREFLEEFTASIGTQMIHFVPRDNIVQKAEFNKKTVTEYDDSQNQAKEYSELAEKIINNQNFVIPQPLSMDQLEAMVVKYGISD from the coding sequence ATGCCTCGCAAGATAGCCATTTACGGAAAGGGCGGCATCGGCAAGTCCACCACAACCCAGAACACGGCTGCGGCCATGGCCCATTTTCACGGGAAGAAAATTTTCATCCATGGCTGCGACCCCAAGGCCGACTCCACCCGCCTGATTCTGGGCGGCAAGCCGCAGGAATCACTCATGGACACCCTGCGCGCTGTGGGTGCGGAAAAGGTGACCCTGGACAAGGTGGTCAAGAAGGGTTTTCACGAGATCCTCTGCGTGGAATCTGGCGGGCCCGAACCGGGCGTGGGCTGTGCTGGCCGAGGCGTTATCACGGCCATCGACCTGATGGAAAATCAGGGCGCGTACACTGACGATCTTGATTTCGTGTTCTTTGACGTGCTCGGCGACGTGGTGTGCGGCGGTTTTGCCATGCCCATCCGCGACGGCAAGGCGCAGGAGGTCTATATCGTGGCTTCTGGCGAAATGATGGCCATCTACGCCGCAAACAACATCTGCAAGGGCCTGCTCAAGTACGCCAAGCAGAGCGGCGTGCGCCTTGGCGGCATCATCTGCAATAGCCGCAACGTGGATCGCGAAAGGGAATTTCTTGAAGAATTCACCGCCTCCATCGGCACGCAGATGATTCACTTTGTACCCCGCGACAACATCGTGCAAAAGGCCGAATTCAACAAAAAAACCGTGACCGAATACGACGACAGCCAGAATCAGGCCAAGGAATACAGCGAGCTGGCAGAAAAGATCATCAATAACCAGAATTTCGTCATTCCCCAGCCGCTGTCGATGGATCAGTTGGAGGCGATGGTCGTAAAATACGGCATTTCCGACTAG
- the anfD gene encoding nitrogenase iron-iron protein, alpha chain, with product MPYHLFKCSECIPEREKHAVVKGESDDLSTCLPLGYLNTIPGSISERGCAFCGAKHVIGTPMKDVIHLSHGPVGCTYDTWQTKRYISDDGNFQLKYTFASDMKEKHVVFGAEDQLRNSIKEAFKAFPHIKRMTIYQTCASALIGDDINALAQEIMEEMPDVDIFVCNSPGFAGPSQSGGHHKINIAWINQKVGTVEPEIKSRYVINYVGDYNIQGDVEIMCDYFRRMGIQVLSVFTGNGKYDDLRAMHKAQLNVLECARSAEYICNELRVRYGTPRLDIDGFGHEMVSESLLKIGLFFGLEKEAQAIIDEETARWRPELDWYAKRLKGVKVCLWPGGSKLWHWAHIIEKEMGLDVVSIYSKFGHQGDFEKGIARAKVGTLAIDDPNELEGLEAMEDWKADIIFTGKRPGEVAKKVLVPYLNAHAYHNGPWKGFEGWVRFARDIYNAVYSPIHQLAKIDITKDEYPLDRGFMTQEMVCGRDIEDEAGEREYSGGYDCVTHLRGKEYPPYPEPLLQAV from the coding sequence ATGCCATACCATCTTTTCAAATGCAGCGAATGCATCCCCGAGCGGGAAAAGCACGCAGTGGTCAAGGGCGAAAGCGATGACCTCTCCACCTGCCTGCCACTTGGATACCTGAACACGATCCCAGGCAGTATTTCCGAGCGTGGCTGCGCCTTTTGCGGGGCCAAGCATGTGATCGGCACGCCCATGAAGGACGTGATCCACCTGAGCCACGGCCCCGTGGGCTGTACCTATGATACATGGCAGACCAAGCGCTACATCAGCGACGACGGCAACTTCCAGCTCAAGTACACCTTCGCCTCGGACATGAAGGAAAAGCACGTGGTCTTTGGCGCGGAAGACCAGTTGCGCAACAGCATCAAGGAGGCCTTCAAGGCTTTTCCGCACATCAAGCGCATGACCATTTACCAGACCTGCGCCTCGGCCCTCATCGGCGATGATATTAACGCCCTGGCTCAGGAGATCATGGAAGAAATGCCCGATGTTGACATTTTTGTGTGCAATTCGCCCGGTTTTGCCGGTCCCAGCCAGTCCGGCGGGCACCACAAGATCAACATAGCCTGGATCAACCAGAAGGTGGGCACGGTCGAGCCTGAAATCAAGAGCCGCTACGTCATCAACTACGTGGGTGACTACAACATTCAGGGCGATGTGGAAATCATGTGCGACTACTTTCGCCGCATGGGCATTCAGGTTCTTTCGGTCTTTACCGGCAACGGCAAGTACGACGATCTGCGCGCCATGCACAAGGCCCAGCTCAATGTGCTGGAATGCGCCCGCTCGGCGGAATACATCTGCAACGAGCTGCGTGTGCGCTACGGCACGCCGCGCCTCGACATTGACGGTTTCGGCCACGAGATGGTGAGCGAATCCCTGCTCAAGATCGGCCTGTTTTTTGGGCTGGAAAAGGAAGCCCAAGCCATCATTGACGAAGAAACCGCCCGCTGGCGGCCCGAGCTTGACTGGTACGCCAAACGTCTCAAGGGCGTGAAGGTCTGCCTGTGGCCCGGCGGCTCCAAGCTGTGGCACTGGGCGCACATTATTGAAAAGGAAATGGGCCTGGACGTTGTTTCCATCTATTCAAAGTTCGGCCATCAGGGCGACTTTGAAAAGGGCATTGCCCGCGCCAAGGTGGGCACCCTTGCCATTGACGACCCCAACGAGCTTGAAGGCCTGGAGGCCATGGAAGACTGGAAGGCCGACATCATCTTTACCGGCAAGCGGCCCGGCGAAGTGGCAAAAAAGGTGCTGGTGCCTTACCTCAACGCCCACGCCTATCACAACGGCCCCTGGAAGGGCTTTGAGGGCTGGGTGCGTTTTGCCCGCGATATTTATAATGCCGTGTACTCGCCCATCCACCAGCTGGCGAAAATCGACATTACCAAGGACGAGTATCCGCTGGATCGCGGCTTCATGACGCAGGAAATGGTCTGCGGACGCGATATTGAGGACGAAGCTGGCGAGCGGGAATATTCCGGCGGCTACGACTGCGTGACCCACCTGCGCGGCAAGGAATATCCGCCCTATCCCGAACCGCTTTTACAGGCAGTGTAA
- a CDS encoding Fe-only nitrogenase accessory AnfO family protein: MQGLLDGSRIAVFHDDLGALAAPTAASAVAVYVRNEHDWSEDKRHSFSLTQGAGLSELREQMQTLAANLGDCRIVVGAEDHGAPYGVLDKMGFYICMMDRFEAEALEGVRKGVLAAVQQATRPQCGMLPTSRPREIAPRRFFLDMCEAKLTDPLFTARESILVFVETTPFEQLQIKCDHEPRWLPSFALVTGLEMEKEELESGLMLVTVRQPADRNADALLGQKWFDGTGCSCG; this comes from the coding sequence ATGCAAGGTTTACTCGATGGCTCGCGGATTGCGGTTTTTCATGATGATCTGGGCGCATTGGCTGCGCCCACGGCGGCCAGCGCAGTGGCGGTTTACGTGCGGAACGAACACGACTGGAGCGAAGACAAGAGGCACAGCTTCAGCCTGACCCAAGGCGCTGGTCTGAGCGAACTGCGCGAGCAGATGCAAACGCTTGCCGCCAACCTGGGGGACTGCCGCATTGTGGTGGGGGCTGAAGACCACGGCGCGCCATACGGCGTTCTGGACAAGATGGGATTTTACATCTGTATGATGGACAGATTTGAGGCAGAAGCTCTGGAAGGCGTGCGCAAGGGCGTGTTGGCGGCGGTGCAGCAGGCGACCCGCCCACAGTGCGGCATGCTGCCCACCAGCAGACCGCGAGAAATAGCACCGAGGCGCTTTTTTCTGGATATGTGCGAGGCCAAGCTCACCGATCCTCTGTTCACAGCCAGAGAATCCATTTTGGTATTTGTTGAAACCACGCCCTTTGAGCAGTTGCAGATCAAATGCGATCACGAACCGCGCTGGCTGCCCAGCTTTGCGCTGGTGACGGGGCTTGAAATGGAAAAGGAAGAGCTGGAATCAGGCCTCATGTTGGTGACGGTGCGCCAGCCAGCAGACCGCAATGCCGATGCCTTGCTGGGGCAAAAGTGGTTTGACGGCACGGGCTGTTCTTGCGGTTAA
- the anfG gene encoding Fe-only nitrogenase subunit delta — translation MSAGTPSENVEVVIDYIMKKCLWQFHSRAWDRERQNEGIMTQTMQILCGEEPDIESPENRCYWVDAVMMARALTSENPWLVSMGKDDIRELMAAAKTRLDFLTIHGSLNLELTDPKY, via the coding sequence ATGAGTGCCGGAACCCCTAGCGAAAATGTAGAAGTCGTCATCGACTACATCATGAAAAAGTGCCTCTGGCAGTTCCACTCCCGCGCATGGGACAGGGAACGGCAGAACGAGGGCATCATGACCCAGACCATGCAGATACTCTGCGGCGAAGAACCGGATATCGAATCGCCGGAAAACCGTTGCTACTGGGTGGACGCCGTCATGATGGCCCGTGCCCTAACGAGCGAAAACCCCTGGCTCGTCAGCATGGGCAAGGACGACATACGCGAGCTTATGGCCGCAGCCAAAACCCGGCTGGATTTTTTGACCATCCACGGTTCGTTGAACCTGGAGCTGACAGATCCCAAGTATTAG
- a CDS encoding sigma-54 dependent transcriptional regulator, translating to MTTERFRLSEHPPAQANPGEVRHGHGLDAAQRAGGGGRLLIIDDERMARANLARALERGGHESAQAGSGEEGLKLLAEQDFDVVITDIAMAGMNGMEVLKAVRSSKPDVEVIMVTGYPMIESAVEAMRLGAFHYLAKPYSLEEARMLVARALEKRRLRQQVAQMRAQLEASGSVPEMVGISPAMCGLRQALMRLAPTDVAVLLQGETGTGKELAARTMHAQSQRARRRFLAINCGALSPELLESELFGHEQGAFSGAVRRKEGLFEAASGGTLFLDEMGEMPPGMQVKLLRVLQEQNLRRVGGTVDIPVDVRIIAATNRNLKEEVEAGRFRRDLYYRVAVVTQELPPLRSRAEDIPLLARYFLARLAEQGGAVPLDIEDDALDALRQYPFPGNVRELANILERAAVFCPPGGSIGLAHLPPEVSEVAARLSVRNPGSSTAAVRQEDAAAVTPVCPQATPPCASVPAAPAPDASTPLVPLAEMEKQHILHALELAGDNRTLAADMLGISRSSLWRKLREYGV from the coding sequence ATGACTACGGAACGATTCCGGCTTTCGGAACACCCCCCCGCACAGGCAAACCCCGGCGAAGTCCGGCACGGCCACGGGCTTGACGCCGCGCAGCGTGCTGGCGGCGGTGGCCGGTTGCTGATCATTGACGATGAGCGCATGGCCCGCGCCAACCTTGCGCGCGCTCTGGAGCGCGGCGGGCATGAATCGGCTCAGGCAGGCAGCGGCGAAGAAGGCCTGAAACTGCTGGCCGAGCAGGATTTTGACGTGGTCATCACCGATATCGCCATGGCGGGCATGAACGGCATGGAAGTGCTCAAGGCGGTACGCTCCAGCAAGCCGGATGTGGAAGTCATCATGGTCACGGGCTACCCCATGATTGAAAGCGCCGTGGAGGCCATGCGGCTGGGGGCTTTTCATTATCTGGCCAAGCCGTACTCGCTGGAAGAAGCGCGCATGCTGGTGGCGCGGGCGCTGGAAAAGCGCCGCCTGCGTCAGCAGGTCGCCCAGATGCGCGCCCAGCTTGAGGCAAGCGGCTCCGTGCCGGAAATGGTGGGCATATCGCCAGCTATGTGCGGTCTGCGGCAGGCGCTCATGCGTCTGGCCCCCACAGATGTGGCCGTGCTGCTGCAAGGTGAAACAGGTACGGGCAAGGAGCTGGCTGCCCGCACCATGCATGCCCAGAGCCAGCGGGCGAGGCGGCGTTTTTTGGCGATCAACTGCGGCGCGCTCTCGCCGGAACTGCTCGAAAGCGAGCTTTTCGGGCATGAACAGGGGGCATTTTCCGGCGCGGTGCGGCGCAAGGAAGGTCTGTTTGAGGCCGCAAGCGGCGGTACGCTGTTTCTGGATGAGATGGGTGAAATGCCGCCGGGCATGCAGGTCAAGCTGCTGCGTGTTTTGCAGGAGCAGAACCTTCGCCGCGTGGGTGGCACCGTGGACATACCCGTGGACGTACGCATTATCGCCGCCACCAACCGCAACCTCAAGGAAGAGGTGGAGGCCGGGCGCTTCCGGCGCGACCTGTACTACCGCGTGGCCGTGGTCACGCAGGAATTGCCTCCCCTGCGCAGCAGGGCAGAGGACATCCCCCTGCTGGCCCGATATTTTCTTGCGCGGCTGGCGGAACAGGGCGGGGCCGTGCCGCTGGATATTGAAGATGACGCACTTGATGCCCTGCGGCAGTATCCCTTCCCCGGCAACGTGCGCGAACTTGCCAATATTCTCGAGCGGGCGGCGGTGTTTTGCCCGCCGGGCGGCAGCATAGGGCTGGCGCATTTGCCCCCGGAAGTTTCCGAGGTTGCAGCCCGCCTGTCCGTCCGCAATCCCGGTTCTTCTACCGCCGCCGTCCGACAGGAGGATGCCGCCGCCGTTACCCCGGTTTGCCCCCAGGCAACACCACCATGTGCATCGGTGCCAGCCGCGCCAGCACCGGACGCATCGACACCGCTTGTTCCGCTGGCAGAGATGGAAAAACAGCACATTTTGCACGCCCTTGAGCTGGCTGGCGACAACCGCACGCTGGCCGCGGACATGTTGGGCATCAGCCGCTCATCCCTGTGGCGGAAGCTGCGGGAGTACGGCGTATAA